A window from Malania oleifera isolate guangnan ecotype guangnan chromosome 7, ASM2987363v1, whole genome shotgun sequence encodes these proteins:
- the LOC131159714 gene encoding uncharacterized protein LOC131159714 — MATQTGGASVGERVNNFKPLKEGNLGRRKPLADISQKQNSKNITIGGKKNASKAKEKVQISGRKPLTDISNSGNPCGRQAPKKHQDKTQNAIAGEEEIHLDEEWHGHNHKECIKVQKKARDLEFDYLLKDVGLDFSMQLATREFPMSRKSKPESPPKHLELEEIDKVLIEDLFSTKSPPRCQSPTSQYLLLEESPFLNWKYCTPRFTLKK, encoded by the exons ATGGCAACTCAAACTGGCG GGGCCTCTGTTGGGGAAAGAGTTAATAACTTTAAACCACTAAAGGAAGGGAACTTGGGCAGAAGGAAGCCACTTGCTGACATCTCACAGAAGCAAAATTCCAAGAATATCACCATTGGAGGAAAGAAAAATGCTTCTAAAGCTAAGGAGAAAGTGCAGATCAGCGGCAGAAAACCACTAACTGATATTTCAAACTCTGGAAACCCATGCGGGCGCCAGGCTCCAAAGAAGCACCAAGACAAAACACAAAATGCAATTGCAGGGGAAGAAGAAATTCATCTTGATGAAGAATGGCACGGCCACAACCATAAAGAGTGCATCAAAGTACAGAAGAAGGCGAGGGATCTTGAGTTTGATTACTTGCTGAAGGATGTTGGACTAG ATTTCTCCATGCAATTGGCAACACGGGAATTTCCAATGTCAAGGAAATCAAAG CCTGAGAGCCCTCCGAAGCATCTAGAATTGGAAGAGATAGATAAGGTGCTCATAGAAGACCTATTTTCCACCAAGTCTCCACCTCGCTGCCAATCTCCCACATCGCAGTATTTGCTCTTGGAGGAGTCGCCATTTTTGAACTGGAAGTACTGCACGCCTCGTTTCACCTTAAAAAAATGA